From Scleropages formosus chromosome 9, fSclFor1.1, whole genome shotgun sequence, one genomic window encodes:
- the adcyap1r1b gene encoding pituitary adenylate cyclase-activating polypeptide type I receptor — MPVTKTRTFHLFLILLPLVSSLHTEHSDCVIKREHEKCLERMAQDSYAEEPGLGCPWMWDNLTCWQPADVGKVVTVSCPELFEVMSLEDEELGKVSRNCTEDGWSDIFPHYADACLFDDNGTKTELYFVSVKALYTVGYSTSLVSLTTAMVILCRFRKLHCTRNFIHMNLFVSFILRAISVFIKDGVLYAEEESSHCFTHTVQCKGVMVFFHYCVMSNYFWLFIEGLYLFTLLVETFFPERRYFYWYTLIGWGMPTACVTVWAVLRLHFDDIGCWDMNDSAAIWWVIKGPVVASIMINMVLFIGIIIILVQKLQSPDVGGNESSMYLRLARSTLLLIPLFGIHYTVFAFSPENVSKRERLVFELGLGSFQGFVVAVLYCFLNGEVQSEIKRKWRSWTVNRYFAVDLKHRHPSLASSGVNGGTQLSILSKSSSQIRMSSLQAESPAT; from the exons ATGCCTGTGACAAAGACCAGAACCTTCCACCTCTTCCTCATTCTCCTTCCCCTG GTCTCCAGCCTCCATACGGAGCATTCGGACTGCGTGATCAAGCGGGAACACGAGAAGTGCTTGGAGAGGATGGCGCAAGACAGCTACGCAGAGGAGCCCGGCCTAG GATGTCCGTGGATGTGGGACAACCTCACCTGCTGGCAGCCAGCGGATGTGGGAAAAGTGGTGACTGTCAGCTGCCCCGAACTCTTTGAGGTCATGAGCCTTGAAGATGAAG AGCTGGGAAAGGTGAGCCGCAACTGTACGGAGGACGGGTGGTCCGATATCTTCCCGCACTACGCCGACGCCTGCCTCTTTGATGACAACGGCACCAAAACT GAACTGTACTTTGTGTCGGTGAAAGCTCTGTACACGGTAGGATACAGTACCTCGCTGGTCTCCCTCACCACAGCCATGGTCATCCTCTGCAGGTTCAG GAAGCTCCATTGTACCAGGAACTTCATTCATATGAATCTGTTTGTGTCCTTCATCCTGCGGGCGATTTCCGTTTTCATCAAAGACGGGGTGCTGTACGCCGAGGAAGAGAGCAGTCactgcttcacacacact GTGCAGTGCAAGGGAGTCATGGTGTTCTTCCACTACTGCGTCATGTCCAACTACTTCTGGCTCTTCATCGAGGGCCTGTACCTCTTCACCCTGCTGGTGGAGACTTTCTTCCCCGAAAGGAGATACTTCTACTGGTACACCCTCATCGGATGGG GGATGCCCACGGCCTGCGTGACCGTCTGGGCCGTGCTCCGCCTCCACTTCGACGACATCGG ATGTTGGGACATGAATGACAGTGCTGCCATCTGGTGGGTGATCAAGGGACCTGTGGTGGCGTCTATTATG ATAAACATGGTCCTCTTCATTGGCATCATAATCATCCTGGTTCAGAAGCTGCAGTCCCCCGACGTTGGAGGAAACGAGTCCAGCATGTACCT GAGGTTGGCGAGGTCCACTCTCCTGCTAATCCCCCTTTTCGGCATCCATTACACCGTGTTCGCCTTCTCGCCCGAGAACGTGAGCAAACGGGAGCGGCTCGTCTTCGAACTGGGGCTTGGCTCCTTCCAG GGTTTTGTGGTGGCCGTGTTGTACTGCTTCCTCAACGGAGAG GTGCAGTCGGAGATCAAGAGGAAGTGGCGCAGCTGGACCGTCAACCGATACTTTGCTGTGGACCTGAAGCACAGACACCCGTCGCTGGCCAGCAGTGGGGTCAACGGCGGGACGCAGCTCTCCATACTGAGCAAGAGCAGCTCGCAGATCCGTATGTCCAGTCTGCAGGCCGAGTCGCCGGCCACCTGA